Sequence from the Sphingomonas koreensis genome:
CCGGCCGGGTCCCGGTCAGCATCGACGCGCGGCTCGGCGCACACCACGGGAATTGCGAATAGGCGCGGTCGAAGCTGACGCCCTGCCGGGCGAGCCGGTCGATATGGGGCGTGCGCACCGGCGCGCCGTAACTGCCCAGCCGCGGCGCAAGATCGTCGGCCATGATCAGCAGGACGTTGAGCCGGCGCTCGGCGCGCACGGGCTTGCGCGGCTGCTGTTGCTTCACCGTCGTCGCGCCTTCGCGCGCATCGAGGGCGGTGAGAGGTGCGGACATCAAACCGGCGATCGCCGCCAACGCCGTCGTGCGGAACAGGGTTCGAACTCGGGACATCAACCTCTCCCTCTCGCTACATCGTCACTCGGCATCCGCCTGCCGCTCGGGCGCGGCATCGGAAAAGGCGGGAAGCGCCAGGCAGGCCGCTTCGATCGCCAGCAGCCGGGGCCAGCGCAGATCGGCACCGAAGCGGCGCGCATTGACCAGCTGGGGCACCAGGCAGATGTCGGCGAGCGTCACGGCGTCGCCAAAGCAGAAGGCCCCCGCATGTTCGGCGATCAGCCGGTCCCAGGCATCCAGCCCGTCCTCGATCGTCGCCCGCGCCCAGCCATTGACCGCATCCTCGTCCAACCCAAGGCCGCGCAGCCGGTCGAGGACCTTCAGGTTCTGGACCGGATGGATGTCGCACGCGATCGCCTGCGCGAAGGCCCGGACATGGGCCCGCGCCACCGGATCGGCGGGCAGAAGCGCAGGGTCGGGCGCGATCTCGTCGAGATACTCGCAGATCGCGAGCGACTGGGTGAGCACCGCGCCGTCGCCAAGCTCGAGCGCCGGCACCAGCCCCTGCGGGTTGACCGCCAGATACCCGGGCGCCCGCTGCTCGCCCTTGCGCAGGTGATGGGACACGGGTTCATAGCCCATCCCCTTCAGATTGAGCGCGATCCGCACCCGGTAGGATGCGGTGGAGCGGAAATATCCGTGCAGGCGCATCGCGCTCATGCCGCGGCGGCCGGGCCGATCAGGATCTCGCACGGCGTCAGGCCGTCGATCGTCACGACGATCCGGTCGCCTTCGACCACCGCGCCGACTCCCGCTGGCGTGCCGGTATAGATGAGGTCGCCCGGCTCCAGCCGGTAGAAGCGCGAGACATAGGCGATCACCTCGTCGACCGGCCAGATCAGATCGGCCAGGTCCGCGTCCTGCTTCACCGTGCCGTTGACCGTCAGGCGGATCGCGCCACCCGTCAGCGGCCCGGTTTCGGCGATCGGGTGGATCAGCCCGAGCGGCGAGGATTGCTCGACATTCTTGCCGGTATCCCATGGCCGCCCCTGCTCGCGCGCGACGAGCTGGAGGTCGCGGCGGGTCATGTCGAGCCCGGTCGCGAAGCCATAGATGTGCGCCGCCGCATCGGCCGCCGGAATGTTGCGCCCGCCCCTGCCGATCGCGACCACCAGCTCGGCCTCATAGTGGAAGTTGGCGGTCTCGGGCGGATAGGCGATCGTCGTCCCGCCGGGCACTACGGTCTCCGCCCATTTGGTGAAGAAGAAGGGCGGCTCACGGTCGGGATCGCGGCCCATCTCGCGTGCATGTGCGGCATAGTTGCGGCCGATGCAGAACAGCCGGCGCACCGGGAAACGGTTGCCGTCGCTGGTCGCGGCATAGACCGGCGGCTGGGGCTGAAACAGGTCGCTCACGCGCATTCCTCTCTGAACAGATTGAGCTTCTGCTGCGCAGCCTTGTCCGAATAGCCGAACAGGACCAGCGGCGTTTCCGCGCGCAGCGTCAGCATGTGCCACGACGGCACCACGAAGATGTCCC
This genomic interval carries:
- a CDS encoding fumarylacetoacetate hydrolase family protein, which codes for MRVSDLFQPQPPVYAATSDGNRFPVRRLFCIGRNYAAHAREMGRDPDREPPFFFTKWAETVVPGGTTIAYPPETANFHYEAELVVAIGRGGRNIPAADAAAHIYGFATGLDMTRRDLQLVAREQGRPWDTGKNVEQSSPLGLIHPIAETGPLTGGAIRLTVNGTVKQDADLADLIWPVDEVIAYVSRFYRLEPGDLIYTGTPAGVGAVVEGDRIVVTIDGLTPCEILIGPAAAA
- the maiA gene encoding maleylacetoacetate isomerase — encoded protein: MSAMRLHGYFRSTASYRVRIALNLKGMGYEPVSHHLRKGEQRAPGYLAVNPQGLVPALELGDGAVLTQSLAICEYLDEIAPDPALLPADPVARAHVRAFAQAIACDIHPVQNLKVLDRLRGLGLDEDAVNGWARATIEDGLDAWDRLIAEHAGAFCFGDAVTLADICLVPQLVNARRFGADLRWPRLLAIEAACLALPAFSDAAPERQADAE